A single Candidatus Neomarinimicrobiota bacterium DNA region contains:
- a CDS encoding ATP-binding protein: MSSPLNQASLKQYEPRSWRNIFQTRSLYGHLVFLLLFMSVFLFGFFAWLIFSMSNNYLEDVTTRCGKRMAGLINQTIRSSMFSEDHAELTTAIRKVKEVPGVSAIRIYNNRGEVKHYTLGNKNACHKDTSKIPFLNLHHSSDSLFREIHSTCVHSIEDDGNRCMIIHAPIVSTPDCRSSGCHQSQDHAEILGVTEIKLPLTEMDHALNRILYEYSSLVIIFLVLIMGTLLFFVQRRINLPLKRIVDTSRAVSNGNLSVRVNLKSDDLVDIHQVGLALNTMLESINQSNHELRQWSNELENKVRTKSEDIARSQNEIFQIERLASLGRLSSSVAHEINNPLAGVLTYAKLVSRILQGPALTDEKKTAILKHLDMIQSETTRCGHIVKGLLNFSRDRSHKFDVLQLNDVLRETQQLIQHSFQISDVRLVTDFSAARDQIQANGNQIIQACLAVLTNALEAVDGVGDNLVTYRSYNPDMTHIVIEIRDNGIGIPTEDIEHIFEPFFSRKKEMSGIGLGLAVTYGILEQHNAKVAIESAPGLGTSIKFTFELANGSEPDE, encoded by the coding sequence ATGAGCTCACCGCTTAACCAGGCTTCACTGAAACAATATGAACCCCGTTCTTGGAGGAATATCTTCCAAACCCGTTCGCTCTATGGTCATTTGGTTTTCCTTTTGCTCTTTATGTCAGTTTTCCTTTTTGGATTTTTTGCCTGGCTCATTTTTTCAATGTCAAATAACTACCTTGAAGATGTTACCACCCGTTGCGGCAAACGTATGGCTGGCTTGATTAATCAGACCATTCGCAGCAGCATGTTCTCTGAAGATCATGCTGAACTAACCACGGCCATCCGCAAGGTTAAGGAAGTTCCCGGTGTCAGCGCGATCCGAATCTATAATAACCGGGGTGAGGTGAAACATTATACCCTGGGAAACAAAAACGCCTGTCACAAAGACACCTCGAAAATCCCATTTCTAAATCTTCATCACTCAAGTGACTCTCTCTTCCGGGAAATTCATTCAACCTGTGTCCATAGTATTGAAGATGATGGGAATCGCTGTATGATCATCCATGCTCCCATCGTTTCTACACCTGACTGTCGTTCTTCCGGGTGCCATCAGAGCCAGGATCATGCTGAGATTCTGGGCGTCACAGAAATTAAGTTACCTCTGACAGAAATGGATCATGCTCTGAATCGTATTCTTTATGAATATTCCAGTCTGGTGATCATTTTTCTTGTGCTGATCATGGGAACCCTGCTTTTCTTTGTCCAGCGTCGGATCAATCTGCCTCTTAAACGAATTGTGGATACCAGCCGGGCCGTATCAAACGGAAATTTGTCAGTACGGGTAAATTTAAAGTCCGATGACCTGGTTGATATTCACCAGGTCGGATTAGCTCTTAATACCATGTTAGAATCGATCAATCAGAGCAATCATGAGCTGCGTCAATGGTCCAATGAGTTGGAAAATAAAGTTCGGACCAAATCAGAGGATATTGCCCGAAGTCAAAATGAGATTTTTCAGATCGAACGGCTGGCGTCCCTGGGACGGCTTTCATCATCGGTGGCTCACGAGATCAATAATCCTCTGGCTGGCGTGCTTACCTACGCCAAGTTAGTCTCGCGAATTCTACAGGGTCCAGCCCTAACGGATGAAAAGAAGACAGCTATCCTGAAACATCTGGATATGATCCAATCTGAGACCACCCGTTGTGGGCATATCGTGAAAGGCTTGCTTAATTTTTCCAGAGATCGCAGTCACAAATTTGACGTGCTCCAACTGAATGACGTACTTCGGGAAACTCAACAACTTATCCAGCATAGTTTTCAAATATCAGACGTTCGTCTAGTAACAGATTTTTCAGCCGCACGAGATCAGATCCAGGCGAATGGGAACCAGATCATTCAGGCTTGTCTGGCTGTATTGACCAATGCACTGGAAGCAGTCGATGGCGTTGGCGATAATCTGGTCACCTATCGTAGCTATAACCCTGACATGACCCACATTGTCATCGAAATTCGGGACAATGGTATTGGTATTCCAACTGAGGATATTGAACATATTTTTGAACCGTTTTTTTCACGGAAGAAAGAAATGTCCGGGATTGGTTTGGGACTGGCTGTCACCTATGGAATTCTGGAACAACACAATGCCAAGGTAGCCATCGAATCTGCTCCAGGTCTGGGTACCAGCATTAAATTCACATTTGAACTAGCAAACGGGAGTGAACCTGATGAATAA